The Ornithodoros turicata isolate Travis chromosome 9, ASM3712646v1, whole genome shotgun sequence genome includes a region encoding these proteins:
- the LOC135367825 gene encoding WD repeat-containing protein 54-like: MRTQPAAGMYQKHRSIVTKGSVSAMPNNLTCCTEGGKVNLGFVNKSQVIVVSKSPDGTSHQSEVTCKDVGSSTCATLTQAKWVKTGNGKTILVIASTKSVQFFHWDGSVFLLCHALPQELDATEATFARGIGTCGPSLICVGTQSGAILVFLVSRDESISFCQKTDEHGTPITDIHGFEGSMASGDDKGSICFWNGTTALTKVHKVEGAGWPCVSIRVWHDLVLAGYASGHLRIFSSESCQIVTEVTAHARWISAVDIAPDTGLALTASEDSFLRVWKLEREGDSTVQLKYTATVSCSQLMGAAFLSSDGKTFAVTAYDSSEVFCFKQ, encoded by the coding sequence ATGCGAACTCAGCCAGCAGCCGGAATGTATCAAAAGCATCGAAGCATCGTGACCAAGGGCAGCGTATCGGCAATGCCCAATAACTTGACCTGTTGCACCGAAGGCGGGAAAGTCAATTTAGGCTTTGTGAACAAATCGCAAGTCATCGTTGTCTCCAAATCACCGGATGGCACGTCTCATCAAAGCGAAGTCACGTGCAAGGACGTTGGAAGCAGTACTTGCGCTACCCTCACGCAAGCTAAGTGGGTCAAGACTGGGAACGGCAAGACCATTCTTGTCATAGCGTCAACGAAATCGGTTCAGTTCTTCCACTGGGACGGCTCCGTGTTCCTGTTGTGCCACGCCTTGCCGCAAGAATTAGACGCGACCGAAGCTACCTTCGCCCGTGGGATCGGCACATGTGGTCCAAGCTTGATTTGCGTCGGAACACAGTCCGGCGCAATATTGGTTTTCCTCGTATCAcgtgacgaaagcattagttttTGCCAAAAAACCGACGAGCACGGCACGCCCATCACAGACATCCATGGCTTTGAAGGCAGCATGGCAAGCGGAGACGACAAAGGAAGCATATGCTTCTGGAATGGCACAACGGCATTGACCAAAGTTCATAAGGTGGAAGGTGCAGGCTGGCCATGCGTAAGCATTCGCGTGTGGCACGACCTCGTGCTTGCGGGTTACGCCTCCGGTCATCTGCGAATATTCAGCAGCGAATCGTGTCAGATCGTGACTGAAGTAACTGCCCACGCAAGGTGGATTTCTGCAGTGGATATCGCCCCCGACACTGGACTGGCATTAACCGCGTCCGAAGACTCGTTTCTTCGTGTGTGGAAGCTTGAGAGGGAAGGTGATTCCACGGTGCAGCTCAAGTACACAGCGACCGTTAGCTGCTCTCAGCTCATGGGAGCTGCATTCCTTTCGTCCGACGGCAAAACATTTGCAGTAACTGCATACGACTCATCCGAAGTGTTTTGCTTTAAGCAATGA